In the Oncorhynchus tshawytscha isolate Ot180627B linkage group LG17, Otsh_v2.0, whole genome shotgun sequence genome, GCCAACCAGACAGCACCGcccataacatgatacaaatTGAAGATAAACCAACTTTCACAGTCTAACAAATATACAGGAGCTTGTATAAATATTAAGTTTTAGAAACACCTAACATCTTTCATAAAAGCCACTTGTATTTCAATAAGAAAGGCCTAATTATGAAACATTGTCTAGAATTAGAATAGTGGAAGATCGGCATCTGGTAAATGGAGAAAAGAAAAATCCCTGAATTAAAAGGTAAAGTGCCCAGAAGCTTCAGTAGACAGTAAACTGGTCCGATAGGAGCGCTGAAGATAGATATGAACTGGTCTGGTTCAAAGCCCTGATGCTGAGATGTGCAGACCTCTAACTAGCTAACACAGGACCAGTGGTATCTGTCAATGTAACACTGTGCTTTGCAACACCATTTAGCAGGGCTTACAAAGAAAATAATGGCTTTAGGATCTAAAATATGATAGATTATTTGACCATATCTAACTTCATTAACACAGTGATTAAACAAATTAAGTTCAGGGTGTGTAACCCCTTATAAACTCTAGCTATAACATTTCCCCTTAATTTTTACGAGGCCTCTAAGAGCTTGCACCAGGCAAAACCTAAAATAAATCTAAACATTTTAGAATATCTTCAGTTATAGAACAGAAAAAGAGAAATCAACACCACATATCACCAACAGGCTTTAGATAAAGTTTGATGCAGGTGAAGACCGAGAGGACAGTTACAGCATATATCCATAAGGTGGGGCTATATAACCACACCACTACTCTTCTAGAGATAAACATGGCAAATAATGCAGTACCATCAGAAAAACTTCATATAGTACTGTTAAACAACAAGGCTTTTAAACATGCCAATTCAACATATTCTTGCATTTGGTCAGTGTGTTTTGATAAGGTGCTGAGGGTTGATGGCCCAAAATGCACTCACTTGTTGCTCTGTCCATTAAAATGATTGTACTTTGCAATAGATGGACAGTCTCAGTTCACatgacaacccccccccccatgacTGCCAGAAGATAAATACAACCCTGGTAGAGATGTACATAcagtactgagagagacagaaagggaggcaAAATGTGAGAACTTCCCAGAGCAACAAGTTCTagcctctctctcctagtctagGAGACTGATGAACACATGGTCATGTGACTTCACCTCTACGATTACGGACTAGTTTCTTTGGTCTGTTAGCACATCCATGCAGAGCATGTCACATGCAGCTTTGCTTCAGGGTTCAGAGTTCCCACGCTGGTGCAATGGAAAGCTGATTTAAAGCATTTATCTTACCAGCCCTACAGCAGATTAGGACAGACGTAGCCATGTTGAATGAATACCAGAGGAACAGGAACAATATAGCCATTGTCATTCGCTGCTATTCCTAAACATGTTATCTGTGGCCACAGGCCTGGCACTGGCTCCAACAGAGGTGGTTTAAACCAGGCCCTGAACTTTCTCGGCATCAATCTCTTAACACGGAACTCCAAAAACCCTCGTTTGTCACATCCATTTAATGTCTCATGTTTTTCCTTAAACAGCTTTCTACGTTTCTTCTCTACCTCCTCTAAAACCATTAGTCAACTTCCTAAAATCTTTCCATTCTCACGGCATGTCCAGAGGTCAGATCAAACTCCACTACCTGTCAGTCTGGTCACAAGCTGTAACACTCCCATTCTGACCTCTAAACCCCAAACAGCTTGTGACTCTCAGACTCTACACCAAATGTTCTTCTCCTTTCAAGACCATCACAACCCTCAGTTTAAACACAATCACTCatcttctccatctctcacttaCCTTTAATACAGAGTCAATTCCATAAACCAGTCTAGCCTTTGTTGCCAATGTGTTTTCTGTGCGCCCCTGTGAGAGAAATAAATGAGTTCACTAGGTCCCTGTAGGGGTTGGATTGCTGCCACGCCTTCATAGAACACAATAAAACCATTTCAGCTAAGAAACAGAACAAAGCGTCACCCACATAAATTAAAACGACAATATGTACAAACCAACGCATCCAATTAAATAGAAAGTACAAATAAATTGAATCAATTATTTTGGGGTTTGAATCATTCAAGTTCAAAAAGGTCAttctaaaataataaaaacacaacTAGAGAGAATGCACTAACCAGAAGGATgggaagagagggaacagaagAGTGAACATGGCACACAGGGTGTAGGCCTACTCAGTAAAGACATGAAGCTAGTCACTTGAGTGCTCCTGAATGAAGTCCAGGCTGACTGCAGTGGAACCACTGCCCTCTGCTGCCCTCTATTGTCCATCCAGTGTATTGCACACAGGGTCCACTGGTACAATCTGGAGTTAATtccagctgtctgtctctctccagtttcCCCCTCAGTGTCCCCCAGACTGGCTTTTGGttcccagccctctctcctcctctcctccaggggcAGTAGTTACCCCGGCCCCCCTGCTGCGCTCATGGCCTCCTGCAGTTTGAGTCTGTAGTTGTCGTAGCGACGCATCACGGAACACACCCGctctgtctcctccttctccagCATCCTCAGGAAGTTACTCAACTCTGGGATGGAGAACGCTTCCCACTGGAAGAGAGGAGTACGGTTAatacagagagtgagagtgtgtgtttagtgtgtgtgggaGTTCCGTGTGCGTCTTACCATGACCTCGCCAGTCTGCTGTTCTCTCAGGACGAAGCCTAGTGTGTCGGTGTTGGGACCTGCTAGCAGACGCAGGAACAACGGATGCTCTCCCTCCGACAGCTTACACATGTACACTGCAGGAGGAAAAACACACAAGCTAGAACATCAATACCATAATATGCAGTGGTTATAATGAGAGCTTGGGAAACTGGGGATAGGCCaaagtggtgtgtgtgcatggaaaACAACCCTGGATAAAAGTCTTGGCTACATGCCAATGGGGTAAGGGCACacaaacaaatgcacacacacgggTAAATAACCACAGCAGCCCTGTCAGATCAGAGACAGAAGTCTTTCACGAGAGTCAGTCACCAGGCAGCCCTCAACCCTCCCGCATGCTCCTTATCCAGAGACACCAGCACATGTTCCCAGCCTGTCCTTCTACAGTGGAGGTTCCTGCCTGCTAGGCCTAGCCAGCCAATACCTAACCCCATTAAAACCCAATTGGTGAAAGAGACCAACTATGTAACAGATGGTGCCGTGGCGGTACAGTACTTTAACCGTCCATCTCAGCGGGACTGGGAGAGAACCGCATTACATGGCACACTGGATTCTGACATCACCATGGTATTTCTTGCTGCAGGCAGGGGCTTTAAGCTCCCACCATCAGAAGGGGCCATACGTTACATAGACATGCAAACATTTACCCTTCCTCATACGTCACAGTaacagatctagggtcagttgACGGTACAAATCCTGACCATTACAAACTGAGTCTATGCCCCCCTAGGCCTACTCCACCCAGGGGGTGCTGCTGTGTATCTGTCTGAGGGTATTTATCAGCTAGTGGAACTAAACTGTTTTTAATTGGACCACAGTAATGGCTCTGTCTAGACAGACCATCTCATTAACAGGCTCAGCCCTCCCCTCATCATTTACCGAGGGGAAAACACCACGACGTCAGAGCTAGCATCTGAGCCACACTGTCCTAGAGGTCGGGGATAGCGTGTGTGCATTTCCCTTGACACAATGAAGAGCTGTCAGATTACACAAAAGTGTGAGAAGAGATTAGACAGACCGTGACAGACTGCAGTCAGCACTGCTACTTGGCTGGAAGTCTGACCTATTCACAATCAAAACCATAACCTACCTGCACTCCTATTCCCGACCCCCACCCAGTCTTCAGTAAGAGGGGCTAATCTCCTGCTCTGTGGTATAGGGAGCAGGGACTGATCCATCTTTGCTCGTCTGCTGGCGGTCTCAAACCCGGGTTAAGGTCTAGGCTGAACCCCGCCAGTGATCTGCCCTATCAATCGTATCTAGCAGAGCCCTAACACAGGAAGAACTGTAGTAACAGTAGGTGGGGGAGAGAAGACCAAGACACAGGCGCTACTATAACCTGTACTGAAACCAGTTGGGGCCATCTCTCCACAGGCTGGCGGGTTGGAGAGCAGCTGCTGCTggacatgctgtgtgtgtgtgttctgccctgCCGGGGTATTCCAGACACAGGGATGAAACACAATGTGTGTGGGGACAGCCCTGTGGCATTCAGCAACATGAGGGCGAGAAGTCTAGAAAGTCACATCCTGACCCTATAGATACCGACACACTCGCACTCATGAATACACTCCACACACACCATGTTCAGACACCAGCCCAGTTCTGGCATGCATGCCATCCTGCCAGCTAACAGTCTGTCATCTGTGgcatgacaaaccagctagtctCTCCTCTAGCCAGAAAGACAGACACTTACCTTGCTCCTCCCTGCGGCAGCGTTTGTACAGGGCATATTTAGCAGGGTTGTCAGCTACGGTGAACTTGGTCAACAGGGCCTGGATCACCTGATAAATCAACGTTCACGATAAAGACTAGCATCAGCGTTCATATATAATTATAGACATTTTCTACAAATCACTGCAAGCAGGTTGACCTTAACTGTGTGAGAGACCCACCTGTCGTATGGTGTTGTTGGAGCTGATGTGAAGAGTGTTAGTCGCCCCCTGGGGGAGGTAGaaggcctcctctcctcccccacctcctcgtACAGTGATGGGTCTCCTCAGCTCCAACTGGACCTTGATGAACCCTGTATACACACCACTGGGGttctacagggagagagagacaggtcaggatACTTCAGGGCAACAGAAGATGTACACAAGCGAGCATGTTTAGGGGGGGTAACAAGTTAGCAGATGGAGCCCAGATTTGTGGGCCTCTCTAAGCCCATTACTTCACGTACCACCTGCGGATGGGACAGCACCACGCGTGTGAGAGTCATTAAAGGCAATGAGCTGAAACTCAAATCAGCTGACTGCCACGACTAAAACGCACCCACACCGTTACGTTTCTTTAGAGAAAGAACAAAAGAGTTACTTGTGGTTGCGATCGATGGACAGATCGGGGacacaaagagaggagagagaataaaaTGGGTGTGGGAGCAAAGAAAGACATTCTAAAGACGACAAGTAGTCATTATGCCTTCCTGACTGCATATTTTAGATGAGACTGACATGTCTGATAGCATGACATCAATCTGAATCAAAGAACAGTGGTTGAACATTGACCCCTCAGAAGTCaataagtacagtaccagtcaaaagtttggacatattcattccagggtttgtttatttgtactattttctacattgcagtaTAATAGTGTAGTCagcaaaactattaaataacacatatggaatcatgtagtaaccaaaacagttaGACTGTCAAAGTAGCcatttttccttgatgacagctttgcacactcttggcattccctcaaccagcttcacctggaattccaacagtcttgaaggagttccaacatatgctgagcacttgttggaaaAGCACCATTTCACTCttcggtccaattcatcccaaaccatctcaaattgggttgaggtcaggtgattatggaggccaggttatctgacgcagcactcaatcactctacttcttggtcaaatagccgttacacagcctggatgtctgttgggtcattgtcctgttgaaaaacaaattattgttccactaagcgcaaacccagatgggatggcgtattgctgcagaaagcggtggtagccattctggttaagtgtgccttgaattctaaatcaatcagacagtgtcaccagcaaagcacccccacaccatcacacctcttcctccatgcttcacggtgggaaccacacacgcagagatcatcctttcacctccTCTGAGTCTctaagacacagcggttggaaccaaaaatctcaaatttggactcagaccaaaaagGACaaattttcaccggtctaatgtccattgcttgagtttcttgccccaagcaagtcttcttattggtgtccttcagtggTTTCGTTGCAACAACtcaaccatgaagacctgattcacgcagtctcctctgaacagttgatgttgagatgtgtcgtcttaaactccgtgaagcatttatttgggatgcaatttctgaagctggtaagtctaatgaacttatcttctgcagcagaggtaactctgggtcttcctttcctgtggcggtcctcataagagccagtttcatcatagcgcttgatgattttgaGACTTCGCTTAAAGAAACAGGACTGACTGAACTCCGTGTCTTCAAGTaatggactgtttctctttgagctgttcttgccataatatggacttggtcttttaccaaatagggctatcgtctgtataccaaccctactttgtcacaaaAACAACTCTtcggctcaaacgcattaagacaGACATTCCACAAACTTACTTTTAACAAGGAACaacagttaattgaaatgcattccaggtgactaccttatgaagctggttgaaagaatgccaagagtgtgcaaagctgtcgtcaaggcaggggtggctattttgaagaattaacacttttttggttactaaactcagcaaaaaaaaagaaacgtcccttgtCACAACCCcgttttaaaatataatttgtaaaaatccaaataacttcacatatcttcatagtaaagggtttaaacacggtttcccatgcttgttcaatgaaccataaacaattaatgaacacacacctgtggaacggtggttaagacactaacagcttacagatgttTGTcagttaaggtcacagttatgaaaacttaggacactaaagaggccttgtTACAGACTCTGAAAATCCCCAAAAGAAAGATTAGCAGGGAACCTGGGCATCtatgtgaacgtgccttaggcatgctgcaaggaggcatgaggactgcaataaattgcaatgtccgtactgcgagatgcctaagacagcgctacaaggagagaggacggacagctgatcatccgcACCGTGGCACAACACGTGTAACacatgcacaggatcggtacatcaaaacatcacacctgcgggacaggtacaggatgggaaCAACTGCCCAAGTTGCACCAGGAACGCactctctccatcagtgctcagattctcagcctattgcggacagaggccggactgagggcttgtaggcctgttgtaaggcaggtcctcagacatcaccggcaacaatgccaaacccaccgtcgctggaccagacaggactggcaaaaagtgctcttttgACGAGTTGCGgttgtgtctcaccaggggtgatggttggattcgcgtttatcatcgaaggaattagcgttacaccgaggcctgtactctggagcgggatcgatttggggTGGAGGAtcggtcatggtctggggcggtgtgtcacagcatcatcggactgagcttgttgtcattgcaggcaatctcaacgctgtgcattacagggaagacatcctcctccctcatgtggtaccccttcctgcaggctcatcctgacctgaccctccagcatgacaataccaccatTTCCACCCAGAAATATCCAGGAACTTgccggtgccttggtggaagagtggggtaatatctcacagcaagaactggcaaatctggtgcagtccatgaagagATGCACTGCCGTACTTAATGGAGGTGGTGGCAACCCTAGATACGGACTTAATTTTGatttttgaccccccccctttgttcagggacacattattccatttgttagtcacatgtctgtggaacttgctcagtttacgtctcagttgttgaatcttatgttcatacaaatatttacacattttaagttcgctgaaaataaacacagttgacagtgagacgTTTCTTTATTGCTGagtttacatgattccatgtgttatttaatagttttgatgtcttcaattgagctgaaaataaagaaaaactcttgaatgggtaggtgtccaaactttttactggtactgtatgttacagTTATTAATCTGGGACAAATCTCTCAGGCAGGCCTGTTCCAGACAGCTAGTCTGGTGAACATGTGTTGTGTGCCACCATCATGCCCGCAGATTGATGAGCACTGAGCAGACAGTTAGAGCTGGTCCTTTTCTACATAACAGGGTGGGTCAG is a window encoding:
- the LOC112216827 gene encoding ras association domain-containing protein 3 isoform X2, with translation MTWTSTMSSGYSSLEEDSEEYFFTARTSFFKKPSGKPTQCKDVAQERELRTHLSREEIRQKVELYNNSSKDHLKMTLNPSGVYTGFIKVQLELRRPITVRGGGGGEEAFYLPQGATNTLHISSNNTIRQVIQALLTKFTVADNPAKYALYKRCRREEQVYMCKLSEGEHPLFLRLLAGPNTDTLGFVLREQQTGEVMWEAFSIPELSNFLRMLEKEETERVCSVMRRYDNYRLKLQEAMSAAGGPG